The following proteins are encoded in a genomic region of Candidatus Binataceae bacterium:
- a CDS encoding isoaspartyl peptidase/L-asparaginase gives MEQARIVPALVAHGGAGGRGPAFERPERRRGMLAAAAAGADILRAGGSALDAVVAVVRVLEDHPLFNAGVGSLLTTDGTVEMDASLMAALPPPQPRGGAAAA, from the coding sequence GTGGAGCAGGCCCGCATAGTCCCGGCGCTCGTCGCACACGGCGGCGCCGGCGGCCGCGGCCCGGCCTTCGAGCGCCCAGAGCGCCGGCGCGGGATGTTGGCGGCGGCCGCGGCCGGCGCGGACATCCTGCGCGCCGGCGGCAGCGCGCTTGACGCGGTGGTCGCGGTGGTGCGCGTCCTGGAGGACCACCCGCTTTTCAACGCTGGCGTAGGCTCGCTGCTGACGACCGACGGAACAGTTGAGATGGATGCTTCGCTGATGGCCGCCCTGCCGCCGCCGCAGCCGCGCGGTGGCGCGGCTGCGGC
- a CDS encoding methyltransferase domain-containing protein: MNDWDPDLYHRFRGYRDEPFKEILARLEAGDTLAQAAERVRIVDLGCGTGENTAELARRYPGAATLGIDSSPAMIDRALKTREEVEPALRARLDFALGDIRQFNAQEEHPREYSMIFSNAALQWTTEHREIFTRCFLALAPGGRLIVQVPANDQETAQVTLSAMASEEPWREALAGVRPPSATVAAPEDYRRMLAEIGFTGIDCYYRTYHHPMGSPAEIVEWCRATVLRRYVDRLEATEREPFVEALTARLEKAYGTGGPLIFNFRRLFIWARRPPDPRADSPAKFSAN; the protein is encoded by the coding sequence ATGAACGACTGGGATCCCGACCTTTACCACAGATTTCGCGGCTATCGTGACGAGCCTTTCAAGGAGATCCTCGCGCGGCTCGAGGCCGGCGACACTCTCGCGCAGGCCGCGGAACGCGTCCGCATCGTCGATCTGGGCTGCGGCACCGGCGAGAACACCGCGGAGCTTGCGCGCCGCTATCCCGGCGCCGCGACGCTTGGGATCGACTCGTCGCCCGCGATGATCGATCGCGCGCTCAAGACACGCGAGGAAGTGGAACCGGCCCTGCGCGCGCGGCTCGACTTTGCCCTTGGCGATATCCGCCAGTTCAACGCCCAGGAGGAACATCCGCGCGAGTACTCGATGATCTTCTCCAACGCGGCGCTGCAGTGGACGACGGAGCATCGCGAGATCTTCACGCGCTGCTTCTTGGCGCTCGCGCCCGGTGGACGGCTCATCGTCCAGGTGCCCGCCAACGATCAGGAGACCGCGCAGGTAACGCTGAGCGCGATGGCGAGCGAGGAGCCGTGGCGCGAGGCGCTCGCGGGCGTCAGGCCGCCCTCGGCCACGGTTGCGGCGCCCGAGGATTATCGTCGCATGCTCGCCGAGATCGGGTTCACCGGGATCGATTGTTATTATCGCACGTACCATCACCCGATGGGCTCGCCTGCCGAGATCGTCGAATGGTGCCGGGCAACCGTGCTGCGTCGCTACGTCGATCGGCTCGAGGCCACGGAGCGGGAGCCTTTCGTCGAGGCTCTGACGGCGCGGCTGGAAAAGGCGTATGGCACGGGCGGTCCTTTGATTTTCAATTTCCGCCGGCTTTTTATCTGGGCGCGCCGTCCGCCCGATCCGCGTGCCGACTCTCCGGCCAAGTTTTCGGCCAACTGA
- a CDS encoding D-2-hydroxyacid dehydrogenase — translation MKIVSTVGLRPPQRALVERTAPGAEIVDRQCRTIEEMAELLRSANGCDVLFTFRVPPETMRIAPGLGWIQLLSAGADHALKGQVGAGVALTTSSGIHSSTMAEYTIASMLAFAHKLHLLIRAQMNREWRRSGDFMSMVDAMRGHTLGVIGYGSIGRETARLGRALGMRVIALKRNPAARRDEGWTPPGLGDPDGAIPERFYGPGEVVEMLAECDYVTVTLPLTEATRGFIGEREFAAMKPHAYLVNVGRGEVVDQGALIEALRAGRIGGAGLDVFEREPLEADSPLWSMENTILTPHMSGSFRGYVETCCELFADNLRRFAAGQPLLNQVDPALGY, via the coding sequence ATGAAAATCGTCAGCACAGTGGGACTGCGGCCGCCGCAGCGCGCGCTAGTCGAGCGAACCGCTCCCGGCGCCGAAATCGTCGATCGGCAATGCCGCACGATCGAGGAGATGGCCGAACTGCTGCGCTCGGCCAACGGCTGCGACGTGCTTTTCACCTTCCGCGTCCCGCCCGAAACGATGCGAATCGCGCCCGGCCTCGGATGGATTCAGCTGCTGAGCGCCGGGGCCGATCATGCGCTCAAGGGACAGGTCGGCGCCGGCGTCGCGCTGACCACCTCCAGCGGAATCCATTCGTCCACGATGGCCGAGTACACGATTGCCTCGATGCTCGCGTTTGCGCACAAGCTGCACCTGCTCATCCGCGCGCAGATGAATCGCGAATGGCGCCGCTCGGGCGATTTCATGTCAATGGTCGATGCGATGCGCGGCCACACACTCGGCGTCATCGGCTACGGTTCGATCGGGCGCGAGACGGCGCGTCTGGGGCGGGCGCTGGGGATGCGGGTGATCGCGCTCAAACGCAATCCGGCCGCGCGCCGTGACGAAGGATGGACGCCGCCCGGACTCGGCGATCCCGACGGCGCCATCCCGGAGCGCTTTTACGGCCCGGGCGAAGTCGTCGAGATGCTCGCCGAGTGCGACTACGTCACGGTGACTCTGCCGCTCACCGAAGCGACGCGCGGCTTTATCGGCGAGCGGGAGTTTGCCGCGATGAAGCCGCATGCCTACCTGGTCAACGTCGGGCGTGGCGAGGTCGTCGACCAGGGAGCGCTAATCGAGGCGCTGCGCGCGGGCCGGATCGGCGGAGCCGGCCTCGACGTCTTCGAGCGCGAACCGCTGGAGGCCGACAGCCCGCTGTGGTCGATGGAGAACACGATCCTTACGCCTCACATGTCGGGCTCTTTCAGAGGTTACGTCGAAACCTGCTGCGAACTCTTTGCCGACAACCTGCGGCGCTTTGCCGCAGGCCAGCCGCTGCTAAATCAGGTGGACCCGGCGCTCGGCTACTGA
- a CDS encoding PDZ domain-containing protein, which produces MDFGRLALCSTLAALFLCARPALAQTQDAAKSIPAGGDQTLVLPSSAAAGPAPARPKFEPPQPSEKTPAEQAPADQEAPEPELGSDNAPLPADLPAPENNGPRPYLGITVLYAVTTRDGQKVSGLEVMDVDENSPAARAGLRGRTPMTTTGATGATVGELLGPLDGALRPLLAKSGQLGQDGDLIVAIDDHRVTSDSDLPDHLARLHPGDIIYLTVLRQQRGGSYKAVKLPITLSLRKSAKAVP; this is translated from the coding sequence ATGGACTTTGGTCGCCTCGCTCTTTGTTCAACGCTTGCCGCGCTCTTCCTGTGCGCGAGGCCGGCGCTTGCGCAGACTCAAGACGCCGCCAAGAGCATCCCGGCCGGCGGCGACCAAACGCTCGTGTTGCCGTCGTCGGCGGCGGCGGGTCCGGCGCCAGCGCGGCCGAAATTCGAACCGCCCCAACCCTCCGAAAAAACTCCGGCCGAGCAGGCTCCGGCCGACCAGGAAGCGCCGGAACCTGAACTCGGCTCCGACAACGCTCCGCTGCCCGCGGATTTACCCGCGCCCGAAAATAATGGACCGCGCCCGTATCTCGGGATCACGGTGCTGTACGCGGTTACGACCCGCGACGGACAAAAGGTCAGCGGACTCGAAGTAATGGACGTTGACGAGAATAGCCCGGCCGCGCGCGCGGGGCTCAGGGGACGCACGCCGATGACCACAACCGGCGCGACTGGCGCTACCGTGGGGGAATTGCTCGGACCGCTGGACGGGGCGCTCAGACCGCTGCTCGCCAAATCGGGCCAGCTGGGGCAGGATGGCGACCTAATTGTCGCGATCGACGACCATCGCGTGACCAGCGACTCCGACCTGCCCGACCATCTCGCGCGGCTCCATCCCGGCGACATCATTTATCTGACCGTGCTGCGCCAGCAGCGCGGCGGATCGTACAAAGCGGTCAAACTGCCGATTACGCTGAGCTTGCGAAAGAGCGCGAAAGCGGTCCCGTAA
- the mfd gene encoding transcription-repair coupling factor, producing the protein MERSLKEAASELKARLDGGGASRFPLMGLKGVAGALMLREAALGFGRPILVVTALAREAEALASEVAFLLDEAPDRDPLARRVHLLPAWELKPFAHLSPPPQTQAAQLAALYAALRSETPMLVASVEALLMRTLPRPVFESAVMRIAPADTLDLEALVDALSGAGYQRVPQTEEPGDFSVRGGIIDIFSPLYQNPVRIELEEDIVTSVRQFDPASQRSLGETREAIVIRTRLVPPLALKDDKVRERVALRASEIGLVRKELAELSDSLTNGLLFPGAELLTPLLFGQALDTVFSYLPAATVGWIVEPGRVLAEAIRLAEQTAAAAEAAQSKPSFYPPPESLYLDADQFEDALGAMTAIEVGSLVTLAAPREGWAPAIEVKCQPSLKLGASTLTGQRTPPSFEPLAAELREVQRGQGRALLVVEGASQAARLRRHLEAYDLAVNTECKSFGALLEWPDFRPAIMEGEISSGAVLQADGLYVYSEEDVFGEPRVRRRSRPVAKGALLNLEELRPDDVVVHIDHGIGRYRGLRHLKVAGTEGDFLALEYAAGDTMYVPVERINLVQRYIGGDGQEPKLDKLGSGSWDKVKRRTKEAVLAMASDLLDVYAAREVMEGHAFPHPGADYAEFAERFEFEETPDQLAAIDEAVRDMCRAKPMDRLICGDAGFGKTEVALRAAFIAVMDGRQVAMLVPTTVLAEQHWNTMRKRFDGYPVRIEMVSRFRNARENKAVIDDVRSGKVDIVVGTHRLLQDDVEFPRLGLLIVDEEHRFGVADKERVKRLRKLVDVLTLTATPIPRTLHMAMLGIRDLSVIQTPPPDRQAIRTFVAHFDDGLLREVIMRELNRSGQVFFVHNRVENIEYVARHLRAIVPEAKVAIAHGQMKERQLEDVMREFIENRVNLLVCSAIIESGLDIPNANTMIINRADHFGLAQLYQLRGRVGRSRQKAYAYLLIPGEHIITRDAKKRIDALRELVEAESGGGFKLAIRDLEHRGAGNLLGREQSGQITAVGFELYTEMMEQAIHELRGEPQRPDFEPELRLGIPAYIPDSFVPDEGERLVLYRRMARAAARADLDALREEMRDRFGPPPTLVDNLLAAMDLRRRMREMMILSAILKGDQLEVKFHPDAPVDTGRLVALTEANRRRMRLSPSFQVAVRIETGAGETGNNYELLFEQLDGVLQALMACEKLEAVPGSPAGPLAS; encoded by the coding sequence TTGGAACGGAGTCTGAAAGAAGCGGCGAGCGAGCTCAAGGCGCGGCTCGACGGCGGCGGCGCCAGCCGTTTTCCGCTGATGGGCCTCAAGGGCGTGGCGGGAGCGCTGATGCTGCGCGAGGCAGCGCTCGGCTTCGGCCGTCCGATCCTGGTGGTCACCGCGCTCGCGCGCGAGGCCGAAGCGCTCGCGAGCGAGGTCGCATTCTTGCTGGATGAGGCGCCCGACCGCGACCCGCTCGCGCGCCGGGTCCATCTGCTGCCCGCCTGGGAACTCAAGCCGTTCGCGCATCTTTCGCCGCCGCCGCAGACGCAGGCGGCGCAGCTTGCGGCGCTGTACGCCGCATTGCGCAGCGAAACCCCGATGCTCGTCGCGTCGGTGGAAGCGCTATTGATGCGCACGCTGCCGCGGCCGGTGTTCGAGTCCGCGGTGATGCGAATTGCGCCCGCCGACACGCTCGACCTCGAAGCGCTCGTCGACGCGCTCAGCGGGGCTGGCTACCAGCGCGTGCCTCAAACCGAAGAGCCGGGCGATTTCAGCGTGCGCGGCGGAATCATCGACATTTTCTCGCCGCTCTATCAGAACCCCGTGCGGATCGAGCTCGAAGAGGACATCGTGACCTCGGTGCGCCAGTTCGATCCGGCCTCCCAGCGGTCGCTCGGCGAGACGCGCGAGGCGATCGTGATTCGCACGCGCCTGGTGCCGCCGCTCGCGCTGAAGGACGACAAAGTGCGCGAGCGCGTGGCGCTGCGCGCGAGCGAAATCGGCCTGGTGCGCAAGGAACTGGCAGAGCTCAGCGACTCGCTGACAAACGGACTCCTGTTTCCCGGCGCCGAGCTGCTGACGCCGCTGCTGTTCGGTCAGGCGCTCGACACCGTCTTCAGCTATCTCCCGGCGGCTACGGTCGGATGGATCGTCGAGCCGGGCCGCGTGCTGGCCGAGGCGATCAGGCTGGCGGAGCAGACCGCCGCCGCGGCCGAGGCTGCCCAGAGCAAGCCCTCCTTCTATCCGCCGCCGGAATCTCTCTACCTCGACGCCGACCAATTTGAAGACGCGCTCGGCGCGATGACCGCGATCGAAGTCGGATCGCTGGTTACGCTCGCCGCGCCGCGCGAGGGATGGGCGCCCGCGATCGAGGTCAAGTGTCAGCCGAGCCTCAAGCTCGGCGCGAGCACGCTCACGGGACAGCGCACGCCGCCGAGCTTCGAGCCGCTCGCCGCCGAATTGCGCGAGGTGCAACGCGGACAGGGCCGCGCGCTGTTGGTGGTCGAAGGCGCGAGCCAGGCCGCGCGCCTGCGCCGCCATCTGGAGGCTTACGATCTCGCGGTCAACACCGAGTGCAAGAGCTTCGGCGCGCTGCTGGAGTGGCCCGACTTCCGCCCCGCGATCATGGAGGGCGAGATCTCATCCGGCGCCGTCCTGCAGGCCGACGGGCTCTACGTTTACAGCGAAGAGGACGTCTTTGGCGAGCCGCGCGTGCGAAGACGCTCGCGGCCGGTCGCCAAGGGCGCCCTGCTGAACCTGGAGGAGCTCAGGCCCGACGACGTCGTGGTGCACATCGACCACGGAATCGGACGCTACCGGGGGCTCCGTCACCTGAAGGTCGCGGGAACCGAAGGCGATTTTCTAGCGCTCGAGTATGCCGCCGGCGACACGATGTACGTCCCGGTCGAGCGCATCAACCTCGTCCAGCGCTACATCGGCGGCGACGGCCAGGAGCCCAAGCTCGACAAGCTCGGCAGCGGCTCGTGGGACAAGGTCAAGCGGCGCACCAAGGAAGCGGTGCTCGCGATGGCCTCCGACCTGCTCGACGTTTACGCCGCGCGCGAGGTGATGGAGGGCCACGCCTTCCCGCATCCGGGCGCCGACTACGCCGAGTTCGCCGAGCGCTTCGAGTTCGAGGAGACGCCCGATCAGCTCGCCGCGATCGACGAGGCCGTGCGCGACATGTGCCGGGCCAAGCCGATGGACCGGCTGATCTGCGGCGACGCCGGCTTCGGCAAGACCGAGGTCGCGCTGCGCGCCGCGTTCATCGCGGTGATGGACGGGCGGCAGGTGGCGATGCTGGTACCGACAACGGTGCTCGCGGAGCAGCACTGGAACACGATGCGCAAGCGCTTCGACGGCTACCCGGTGCGAATCGAAATGGTCTCGCGCTTCCGCAACGCGCGCGAGAACAAGGCGGTCATCGACGACGTCCGCAGCGGCAAGGTCGATATCGTGGTCGGAACCCATCGCCTGCTCCAGGACGACGTTGAGTTCCCGCGGCTCGGCCTGCTGATCGTGGACGAGGAGCATCGTTTCGGCGTGGCCGACAAGGAGCGGGTAAAGCGGCTGCGCAAACTGGTCGACGTGCTGACGCTCACCGCGACCCCGATTCCGCGCACGCTGCATATGGCGATGCTCGGGATCCGGGATCTCAGCGTGATCCAGACCCCGCCGCCCGACCGCCAGGCGATCCGCACCTTCGTCGCCCACTTCGACGACGGTCTTCTGCGCGAAGTCATCATGCGCGAGCTCAACCGCTCCGGGCAGGTGTTCTTCGTGCACAACCGGGTCGAGAATATCGAGTACGTCGCGCGCCACCTGCGCGCGATCGTGCCCGAGGCGAAGGTGGCGATCGCGCACGGCCAGATGAAGGAGCGTCAGCTCGAGGACGTGATGCGCGAATTCATCGAAAACCGCGTCAACCTGCTGGTGTGTTCGGCAATCATCGAGTCGGGACTCGACATTCCCAACGCCAACACCATGATCATCAACCGTGCCGACCATTTCGGCCTGGCGCAGCTCTACCAGCTGCGCGGACGAGTCGGACGCTCGCGCCAGAAGGCTTACGCCTATCTGCTGATCCCGGGCGAGCACATCATCACCCGCGACGCCAAGAAGCGCATCGACGCACTGCGCGAACTGGTCGAGGCCGAAAGCGGCGGCGGCTTCAAGCTCGCGATCCGCGACCTCGAGCATCGCGGCGCGGGCAACCTGCTCGGGCGCGAACAGTCGGGTCAGATCACTGCAGTCGGCTTCGAGCTGTACACGGAGATGATGGAGCAGGCGATCCACGAGCTGCGCGGCGAACCGCAGCGGCCCGATTTCGAGCCCGAGCTGAGGCTCGGCATTCCCGCATACATCCCCGACAGCTTCGTGCCCGACGAGGGCGAGCGCCTGGTGCTGTACCGGAGGATGGCGCGGGCTGCAGCACGGGCGGACCTCGATGCGCTCCGCGAAGAAATGCGCGACCGCTTCGGACCGCCGCCGACGCTGGTTGACAACCTTCTCGCCGCGATGGATTTGCGCCGGCGCATGCGCGAGATGATGATCCTGAGCGCGATTCTCAAGGGCGACCAGCTCGAGGTGAAATTCCATCCTGACGCGCCCGTGGATACGGGCCGCCTGGTCGCCCTGACCGAGGCCAACCGCCGCCGGATGCGCCTTAGCCCGTCGTTTCAGGTGGCGGTGCGAATCGAAACCGGCGCCGGCGAGACGGGCAACAACTACGAGCTGTTGTTCGAGCAACTCGACGGCGTCTTGCAGGCCCTGATGGCCTGTGAAAAATTGGAGGCCGTGCCGGGTAGCCCCGCCGGGCCGCTCGCCAGTTAG
- a CDS encoding peptidylprolyl isomerase, with translation MSQNRFRMRLGAAALIAACLGVGLTAAPRAARAQDDVDRVVASVDGDPITVHDLRAFAAVNKVALSDPDDVNSPETKAVLKGVISERLLANEVKKYKDMVEERQIDAYILDFEQANGLTEAQLRAQLQKEGHTYEEFRKHARLELQKMIMIQKEVRQKVNISPDEVKAYYDTHHSEFAVGKESFKVAQILIALPPNPTPQQVAAAQTKADSIRKQLAGGADFGKLARQYSDDDSKSQGGELGDFSRGDMIDAIQNAIDQMKVGDISQPIRTEHGFHIVKLEAHEQTGTKPFSEVAGEIRERLISQKAQAQFATWVDNDLVKQHYIETFN, from the coding sequence ATGAGCCAGAATCGTTTTCGCATGCGCCTGGGCGCCGCGGCGTTGATCGCCGCCTGCCTCGGAGTTGGCCTGACGGCGGCGCCGCGCGCCGCGCGCGCGCAGGACGACGTCGATCGCGTGGTAGCCAGCGTCGACGGCGATCCAATCACGGTCCACGACCTCAGGGCCTTTGCCGCGGTCAACAAGGTAGCGCTGAGCGATCCGGACGACGTGAACTCGCCGGAGACCAAGGCCGTTCTGAAAGGGGTGATCTCCGAACGCCTGCTCGCAAACGAGGTCAAGAAATACAAAGATATGGTCGAGGAACGCCAGATCGACGCGTACATCCTGGACTTCGAGCAGGCCAACGGGCTCACCGAGGCGCAGCTTCGCGCGCAGCTTCAGAAAGAGGGCCACACCTATGAGGAGTTCCGCAAACACGCCCGGCTGGAACTGCAAAAGATGATCATGATCCAGAAGGAGGTGCGGCAGAAGGTCAACATCTCGCCCGACGAGGTCAAGGCCTACTACGACACCCATCACAGCGAATTCGCCGTCGGCAAGGAAAGCTTCAAAGTCGCGCAAATCCTGATCGCGTTGCCGCCCAACCCCACACCGCAGCAGGTCGCAGCGGCGCAGACCAAGGCCGACAGCATCCGCAAGCAATTGGCCGGCGGCGCCGACTTCGGCAAGCTCGCGCGCCAGTACTCCGACGACGATTCCAAGAGCCAGGGCGGCGAGTTGGGCGACTTCTCGCGCGGCGACATGATCGACGCCATCCAGAATGCGATCGATCAGATGAAGGTCGGCGATATTTCCCAGCCGATTCGGACCGAGCACGGCTTCCACATCGTCAAACTCGAGGCGCATGAGCAGACCGGCACCAAACCCTTCTCCGAGGTCGCCGGCGAGATTCGCGAGAGGCTGATAAGCCAGAAAGCGCAGGCGCAATTCGCGACCTGGGTTGACAACGATCTCGTCAAGCAGCACTACATCGAAACCTTCAACTAG
- the pdxA gene encoding 4-hydroxythreonine-4-phosphate dehydrogenase PdxA, translating into MPSRPEAPATLALSMGDPAGIGPEVILKAAGAIAKRRGAPALLVIGDAGAMRAAARRLRGVPEPRPWHPGDAPVRPTEGLAVLEVGRLGRAALRPGKPSVEGADAAYRYIVEGARMAMAGEVAALVTAPINKEWLNRAGHRFPGHSELLAELSRARLWRMMFVGDRLRLALVTVHIGLARVSRALSSQGVFDTIRLLARHLRERLHLERPRVGVLGFNPHAGENGLFGDEEARAILPAIRRARRAGIDAQGPLAPDTAFIRQAGKFGFDAAVAMYHDQGLIALKTLEFERAVNVTLGLPFVRTSPDHGTAYGIAGSGAANAASMLAAIEYAWRAANAGRTRAERETIGA; encoded by the coding sequence ATGCCATCGAGGCCGGAGGCGCCCGCAACGCTGGCGCTAAGCATGGGCGATCCGGCCGGCATCGGCCCCGAAGTCATTCTGAAAGCGGCGGGCGCGATCGCCAAGCGGCGCGGCGCCCCGGCGCTGCTCGTGATCGGCGACGCAGGCGCGATGCGCGCCGCCGCGCGCCGCTTGCGCGGCGTGCCCGAGCCGCGGCCGTGGCATCCGGGCGACGCGCCCGTTCGTCCAACCGAAGGGCTGGCGGTGCTCGAAGTCGGACGGCTTGGCCGGGCCGCGCTCAGGCCGGGAAAGCCAAGTGTCGAGGGCGCAGACGCCGCCTACCGCTACATTGTCGAAGGGGCGCGGATGGCGATGGCGGGCGAGGTTGCCGCGCTGGTGACCGCGCCGATCAACAAGGAATGGCTCAACCGCGCCGGCCATCGCTTCCCCGGCCATTCCGAGCTGCTGGCGGAGCTCAGCCGCGCGCGGCTTTGGCGGATGATGTTCGTGGGCGACCGGTTGCGGCTGGCGCTGGTGACGGTACACATCGGACTCGCGCGCGTTTCGCGCGCGCTCAGCAGCCAGGGCGTGTTCGATACGATCCGGCTGCTCGCGCGGCATCTTCGAGAGCGCCTGCATCTGGAGCGGCCGCGCGTCGGGGTGCTCGGCTTCAATCCGCATGCCGGGGAAAACGGGCTCTTCGGCGACGAGGAGGCGCGCGCGATCCTCCCGGCGATCCGCCGCGCCCGGCGCGCCGGCATCGACGCCCAGGGACCGCTCGCACCCGACACCGCATTCATCCGTCAGGCCGGGAAATTCGGCTTCGACGCGGCGGTCGCGATGTATCATGATCAGGGCCTGATCGCGCTCAAGACGCTGGAATTCGAACGCGCGGTGAACGTCACCCTGGGATTGCCCTTCGTGCGCACCTCGCCTGATCACGGGACCGCGTATGGTATAGCGGGAAGCGGCGCGGCGAACGCCGCGAGCATGCTTGCGGCCATTGAATACGCCTGGCGCGCGGCGAACGCCGGGCGCACGAGGGCCGAAAGGGAAACCATCGGCGCCTGA